From a single Pseudobutyrivibrio xylanivorans genomic region:
- a CDS encoding FliH/SctL family protein, whose product MSSHNVVYGFLVAPNTPNEDGEVDELVIDSNDRARELIMKQEKAYKAKLLDEERERRLAEMRESGAEIPEGMDPDEFLGLADSIMEDSDEEVVDIGPDREALLAEAREEAQRIIDDANAQAEEILNAAQLNADAMRNLARQDGEKEGYNEGTQRAAIELANAQDNMRSEIQRIENEFMEKQIGMEREIVEMCLPVFERVFNAELSGKKDVIYHLLDHCIMKIERTGQMQIKVNDANAEFIKSKKDEIQGKIGAEVGLDIIADPLLNDSQCIIETDGGIFDCSIDTELDNLIREIRALS is encoded by the coding sequence TTGTCTAGTCACAATGTGGTCTATGGCTTTTTGGTTGCTCCTAATACGCCAAATGAGGATGGAGAGGTTGATGAGTTAGTTATCGACTCCAATGATAGAGCCAGAGAGCTTATCATGAAGCAGGAAAAGGCCTATAAGGCCAAGCTTCTTGATGAGGAGCGAGAGCGTCGTCTTGCAGAAATGCGTGAGTCAGGTGCCGAGATTCCTGAAGGGATGGACCCGGATGAATTCTTAGGCCTTGCAGATTCCATTATGGAGGATTCTGATGAGGAAGTGGTAGATATTGGCCCCGACCGTGAGGCTCTTTTGGCAGAAGCCAGAGAAGAGGCGCAGCGAATTATTGATGATGCCAATGCTCAGGCAGAGGAGATTTTAAATGCTGCCCAGCTTAATGCTGATGCCATGAGAAATCTTGCCAGACAGGATGGCGAAAAGGAAGGCTACAACGAGGGCACTCAGCGGGCTGCAATTGAGCTTGCCAATGCCCAGGACAATATGCGTTCTGAGATTCAAAGAATCGAAAACGAATTCATGGAAAAACAGATTGGCATGGAACGGGAAATTGTCGAGATGTGCCTGCCTGTTTTTGAGAGAGTTTTTAATGCAGAGTTATCTGGGAAAAAGGATGTTATATATCATCTTTTGGACCATTGTATTATGAAAATTGAACGCACTGGCCAGATGCAAATTAAGGTTAATGATGCCAATGCTGAATTCATCAAAAGCAAGAAGGATGAGATTCAGGGTAAAATTGGTGCGGAGGTTGGACTTGATATAATTGCGGACCCACTTCTAAATGATAGCCAGTGCATCATCGAGACAGATGGTGGAATATTTGACTGTAGTATAGATACTGAATTAGATAATCTTATCAGAGAAATTAGGGCTCTTAGCTAG
- a CDS encoding MotE family protein: MADITETQGTPADDKAAKKEAKKAEKEAKKAEKAALKERRKEAKANGETLPEDEERLGIGGGIIMAFVVLLIILIWLVIFAFLVKMDVGGFGSTVLFPVLKDVPYVNQILPGIEEYLPSDDAEDEYAKYETVEQAIERIKELEKEVEDLKTASAANSDYVAELETSAAELAEYKANEAAFEEIKEKFYEEVVFSENAPDINEYKTYYESIDAENAAAIYKQVVTQLQTDAEIEDYVKTYTSMKSKNAAAIFDSMTDDFDLVCQILQAMDASTRSAILAAMDTENAATLTKMMEP; the protein is encoded by the coding sequence ATGGCAGACATAACAGAGACTCAAGGCACACCTGCTGATGATAAAGCAGCTAAGAAGGAAGCTAAGAAGGCGGAAAAAGAAGCTAAAAAGGCTGAGAAGGCAGCTTTAAAGGAAAGACGTAAAGAGGCAAAGGCAAATGGTGAAACACTACCGGAGGACGAGGAACGCCTTGGTATAGGTGGTGGTATTATTATGGCCTTTGTTGTGCTGCTTATCATTCTGATTTGGCTTGTTATTTTTGCATTTCTGGTAAAGATGGATGTAGGCGGATTTGGCTCTACAGTGCTTTTTCCTGTCCTTAAGGATGTTCCTTATGTAAATCAGATTCTCCCTGGTATCGAAGAATATTTACCAAGTGATGATGCAGAGGATGAGTACGCAAAGTATGAGACCGTGGAGCAGGCAATAGAGAGAATCAAGGAGCTTGAAAAAGAAGTTGAAGACCTTAAGACTGCCAGTGCAGCCAACAGCGATTATGTTGCGGAACTGGAAACCTCGGCGGCTGAGCTTGCGGAGTACAAGGCAAATGAAGCTGCCTTTGAAGAAATAAAAGAAAAATTCTATGAAGAGGTTGTTTTTTCTGAAAATGCACCCGATATAAATGAATATAAGACGTATTATGAGTCTATCGATGCAGAAAACGCAGCCGCTATCTACAAACAGGTAGTTACACAGCTTCAAACCGACGCGGAAATTGAAGATTACGTAAAGACCTACACAAGCATGAAATCTAAAAATGCTGCCGCTATATTTGATTCAATGACTGATGATTTTGATTTGGTTTGCCAAATCCTTCAGGCGATGGATGCAAGTACCCGGTCAGCAATTTTAGCAGCCATGGATACAGAGAATGCTGCAACCCTAACTAAAATGATGGAACCTTAG
- a CDS encoding flagellar M-ring protein FliF C-terminal domain-containing protein, with protein MPEQIQAIINKVLEWWRKFTRRQQVLIISISAVVVVSFIILAVIMTRPTMVQLIACEDGKQAATVKTLLEDEKINYQTSEDGFTFYIDEKDMPRANILLGSNEIPSSDYSINNVIDGSFSTTEADKQKRYKVYLEDKFAKDIQNLNMVEKAVVTLNIPDDDGTIISRNQPGWSSVMLTLSAPISDETVQAIAKTMATNLANETTDNITIMDTDGNLLFPNANIDTAAGVASANQDARDKARAEIVKRVTTVLDGTNLYDSVSVGVNLSMNFDENSYVDYDYSVDEGRTEGYLDSESGSSSTSTSGAGGVPGTDSNDDDTTYVMEDNNQTETSTEEFERDYLPDERITTHKDEIGKQVLDDSSISVTCKKFAIYNQDKMEKDGTLEEAGQTFDEFVKANSNPVQQEVSDDIVEVVARTTGFPTTNVKVVAYEIPMFQYSEGLPFEITDILQIVLAFLIFLMLGFVVFRSLKVEEEEPVEQELTIDDLIASTAQEEEEDELEDIGYLEKSEARLLIEKFVDEKPEAVAQLLRNWLNEDWG; from the coding sequence ATGCCAGAGCAAATCCAAGCCATTATTAATAAGGTTCTTGAGTGGTGGAGAAAGTTTACAAGGCGACAGCAGGTTTTGATTATCTCAATTTCTGCTGTTGTTGTTGTGTCATTTATTATTTTGGCGGTCATTATGACCCGACCTACAATGGTTCAGCTGATTGCATGTGAGGACGGAAAGCAGGCCGCTACAGTAAAGACTCTGTTGGAGGATGAGAAAATCAATTATCAAACCTCTGAAGATGGCTTTACCTTCTACATTGATGAAAAGGATATGCCTCGTGCAAATATTCTTTTAGGTTCTAACGAAATTCCTTCATCTGATTATTCAATTAATAACGTAATCGACGGCAGTTTTTCAACAACAGAAGCTGATAAGCAAAAGAGATATAAGGTTTATCTTGAGGATAAATTTGCCAAGGATATTCAAAATCTGAATATGGTTGAAAAGGCTGTAGTTACTCTTAATATTCCTGATGATGATGGAACGATTATCTCGAGAAATCAACCGGGGTGGTCTTCGGTAATGCTTACACTTTCAGCACCTATTTCTGACGAGACAGTGCAGGCTATAGCAAAGACCATGGCAACAAATCTTGCTAATGAAACTACTGATAATATCACCATCATGGATACTGATGGAAATCTGCTGTTTCCTAATGCAAATATTGATACTGCTGCAGGGGTTGCTTCAGCAAATCAGGATGCAAGAGATAAGGCTCGAGCAGAAATCGTAAAAAGAGTTACCACAGTTTTAGATGGAACGAATCTATATGATTCTGTTTCAGTTGGTGTAAACCTTTCTATGAACTTCGATGAGAATAGTTATGTGGACTATGATTATTCAGTAGATGAAGGCCGTACAGAAGGTTATCTTGATAGTGAATCGGGCTCCAGCTCAACATCTACCAGCGGTGCAGGTGGTGTTCCCGGAACAGATTCCAACGATGATGATACTACCTACGTAATGGAGGATAATAATCAGACTGAGACTTCTACAGAGGAATTTGAAAGGGATTATCTTCCTGATGAAAGAATAACAACTCATAAGGATGAAATAGGAAAGCAGGTTCTAGATGATTCATCTATCTCTGTTACTTGCAAAAAGTTTGCAATTTATAATCAGGATAAGATGGAGAAGGATGGAACTCTTGAGGAGGCTGGTCAGACTTTCGATGAGTTTGTAAAAGCAAATTCAAATCCGGTTCAGCAGGAGGTTTCCGACGACATCGTTGAGGTTGTTGCCAGAACTACTGGCTTCCCAACAACCAATGTAAAGGTTGTTGCCTACGAAATTCCAATGTTCCAGTATTCTGAAGGCTTACCATTTGAAATAACAGATATCCTTCAGATTGTACTTGCATTCCTTATATTTTTAATGCTTGGTTTTGTAGTATTTAGAAGTCTTAAGGTTGAGGAAGAGGAGCCTGTGGAGCAGGAGCTTACAATTGATGATCTTATTGCTTCTACCGCCCAAGAGGAAGAGGAGGATGAGCTGGAAGATATTGGTTATTTAGAGAAATCTGAAGCCCGCTTACTTATTGAAAAGTTTGTGGACGAAAAGCCAGAGGCTGTTGCACAGCTTCTGAGAAATTGGCTAAACGAGGATTGGGGATAA
- the topA gene encoding type I DNA topoisomerase translates to MAKNLVIVESPAKVHTIKKFLGSNYEVMASQGHVRDMPKSQLGFDPENDFEPKYITIRGKGELLAALRKEVKKADKIYLATDPDREGEAISWHLTHALNLQDKKVYRITFNEITKTAVKNSLKNPREIDMDLVDAQQARRMLDRMVGYEISPLLWAKVKRGLSAGRVQSVALRIICDREKEIDQFIPQEYYTLDVLLDTPGAKKPIVAKYYGDKTGKKDISDKESLDKIMAELKGADFSIGSIKRGKREKKAPLPFTTSTMQQEASKALNFSIQKTMSVAQQLYEGVSVKGHGTIGLITYLRTDSTRVSDEARAAAESFITGNYGENYLSAPVNSGKKNSGKVQDAHEAIRPANIELIPSEIKDSLTRDQFRLYQLVWKRFVASQMANAIYDTISLNVQAKDQVFTASESAINFDGFMMIYTAADDEEESKTHPLAKLAEDTKLSFNSFEEKQHFTQPSPHFTEASLVKTLEELGIGRPSTYSPTITTLLKRHYITKEAKNIFVTELGEVVNSIMVDSFPIIVDDKFTANLELLLDGVEEGTVEWKSVVRNFYPDLEKAVKVAEEELAKIEIHDEVTDVICEECGRNMVIKFGPHGKFLACPGFPDCRNTKPFLEKIGVPCPKCGGDVVIRKSQKGRKFFGCANHPDCDFISWSRPTTEKCPKCGTYMVEKGNKLVCANDDCRFVKSQNDN, encoded by the coding sequence ATGGCTAAAAATCTTGTTATCGTAGAGTCGCCAGCTAAGGTGCATACTATAAAGAAATTTTTAGGAAGCAACTACGAGGTTATGGCTTCGCAGGGACACGTACGTGACATGCCTAAATCTCAGCTTGGTTTTGACCCAGAAAATGATTTTGAACCTAAATATATTACTATTCGAGGAAAAGGCGAGTTGCTTGCAGCACTTCGCAAGGAAGTAAAAAAGGCAGATAAGATTTATCTCGCAACTGATCCCGACCGTGAGGGGGAAGCTATTTCTTGGCATCTGACTCACGCACTTAATTTACAAGATAAGAAGGTTTATCGTATTACCTTCAATGAAATTACAAAGACTGCTGTTAAGAATTCTCTCAAGAATCCACGTGAAATTGACATGGATTTGGTAGATGCGCAGCAGGCCCGCCGTATGCTTGACAGAATGGTTGGTTACGAGATTTCACCACTTCTTTGGGCAAAGGTAAAGAGAGGTCTTTCAGCTGGACGTGTTCAGTCTGTAGCTCTTCGTATTATCTGCGACCGCGAGAAGGAAATTGATCAATTTATTCCTCAGGAATACTACACACTGGATGTTTTGCTTGATACACCAGGAGCTAAGAAACCTATCGTTGCGAAATATTACGGTGATAAAACAGGAAAGAAGGATATTTCTGACAAGGAAAGTCTTGATAAGATAATGGCAGAGCTTAAGGGAGCAGATTTTTCTATCGGCTCAATTAAGCGCGGCAAACGTGAAAAGAAGGCACCACTTCCTTTTACAACTTCAACGATGCAACAGGAAGCTTCAAAGGCTTTGAATTTTTCAATTCAAAAGACCATGAGCGTTGCACAGCAGCTTTATGAAGGTGTTAGTGTAAAAGGCCATGGAACAATCGGTTTGATTACTTATCTTCGTACTGATTCAACCCGTGTTTCTGATGAGGCAAGAGCAGCAGCTGAGAGCTTCATCACAGGCAATTACGGAGAGAATTATCTTTCTGCTCCAGTTAATTCTGGAAAGAAGAATTCAGGCAAGGTTCAGGATGCTCACGAGGCAATTCGTCCTGCAAATATCGAGTTGATTCCATCAGAGATTAAGGATAGCCTTACACGTGACCAGTTTAGACTTTATCAGCTTGTATGGAAGCGTTTTGTTGCAAGCCAGATGGCAAATGCAATTTACGATACAATTTCACTTAATGTACAGGCCAAGGATCAGGTATTTACAGCATCTGAGTCAGCTATTAATTTCGATGGCTTCATGATGATTTATACAGCAGCTGATGATGAGGAGGAGTCAAAGACTCATCCACTTGCAAAGCTTGCAGAGGATACAAAGCTTAGCTTTAACAGCTTTGAGGAGAAGCAGCACTTTACACAGCCTTCACCTCATTTTACTGAGGCTTCACTTGTTAAGACTCTAGAGGAGCTTGGAATTGGTAGACCAAGTACTTACTCGCCTACAATCACAACTCTTCTCAAGAGACATTACATCACAAAGGAAGCTAAGAACATTTTCGTTACTGAGCTTGGTGAGGTAGTCAACTCAATCATGGTTGATTCCTTCCCAATCATTGTAGATGATAAATTTACTGCAAACCTTGAGCTTCTTCTTGATGGAGTAGAAGAAGGTACTGTTGAATGGAAGTCTGTTGTTAGAAACTTCTATCCAGACCTTGAAAAGGCAGTAAAGGTAGCAGAGGAAGAGCTTGCAAAGATTGAGATTCATGATGAGGTTACTGATGTAATCTGTGAGGAATGCGGACGTAACATGGTAATCAAGTTTGGCCCACACGGTAAGTTCCTTGCCTGTCCAGGCTTCCCAGATTGCCGTAATACAAAACCATTCCTTGAGAAGATTGGAGTTCCTTGTCCTAAATGTGGCGGTGATGTTGTTATCAGAAAGTCACAGAAGGGCAGAAAGTTCTTTGGCTGCGCAAATCATCCAGACTGCGATTTCATCAGCTGGTCAAGACCTACCACAGAGAAATGTCCTAAGTGTGGTACTTACATGGTTGAAAAGGGCAACAAGCTCGTTTGCGCCAACGACGATTGTCGTTTTGTAAAGAGTCAGAACGATAATTAA
- the fliI gene encoding flagellar protein export ATPase FliI — MQLTEKDYFKSLGKVVKVVGLTIESVGPEAKLRDLCEIIVEGSETRIKAEVVGFKDKRLLLMPYENVEGIGVGCMVENTGHPLGVAVGNQLLGHLVDGLGVPSDIDDLTEFEDLVEYPAEADPPDPMSRVIIKEPLSLGVKAVDGLITVGKGQRIGIFAGSGVGKSTLMGMFARNTKAEINVIALIGERGREVREFVENDLGPEGMARSVVVCATSDKPALIRKKAALTATAIAEYFRDQGKDVLLMMDSLTRFSMAQREIGLASGEPPVTRGYPPSVYSEMPRLLERAGNSAVGSITGLYTVLVDGDDFNEPITDTARSILDGHIVLNRKLAQKNHYPAIDVLQSISRVMSAVASPEHKAVAGKLKNVLATYQEAEDLINIGAYKNGSNKSIDYAIKKIDAVNEFLLQQTHDKFDYDEIIEQMTAIFAD; from the coding sequence ATGCAGCTGACTGAGAAGGATTACTTTAAATCTCTTGGCAAGGTTGTAAAGGTTGTTGGACTTACAATTGAATCAGTTGGACCAGAGGCTAAGCTGCGTGATTTGTGCGAAATCATCGTAGAGGGCTCTGAGACGCGAATAAAAGCAGAGGTTGTCGGATTCAAGGACAAACGTCTGCTTTTGATGCCTTATGAGAATGTAGAGGGAATCGGCGTAGGCTGCATGGTTGAAAATACAGGCCATCCTCTTGGTGTTGCTGTTGGCAACCAGCTTTTAGGGCATTTGGTAGATGGACTTGGAGTGCCATCTGATATTGATGATTTGACAGAGTTTGAGGATTTGGTTGAATATCCTGCAGAGGCAGACCCTCCAGATCCTATGTCCCGAGTGATTATAAAGGAGCCACTTTCACTTGGAGTAAAGGCGGTTGATGGTCTTATCACTGTTGGCAAGGGGCAGAGAATTGGAATCTTTGCAGGCTCAGGTGTTGGTAAATCCACTCTCATGGGTATGTTCGCAAGAAATACAAAGGCAGAGATAAATGTAATAGCGCTTATTGGCGAGCGTGGTCGTGAGGTTCGTGAGTTCGTAGAAAACGATTTGGGACCAGAAGGCATGGCACGTTCTGTGGTGGTCTGTGCAACTTCCGATAAGCCTGCTCTTATCAGAAAAAAGGCGGCCCTTACAGCTACTGCTATTGCAGAATATTTTAGAGATCAAGGCAAGGATGTTCTTCTAATGATGGATTCCCTTACCCGTTTTTCCATGGCCCAGCGTGAGATAGGACTTGCTTCTGGCGAGCCACCTGTAACCCGTGGCTATCCTCCATCAGTTTATTCTGAGATGCCACGACTTTTAGAGCGTGCAGGAAATTCTGCTGTTGGCTCAATTACAGGACTTTATACAGTCCTTGTTGATGGTGATGATTTCAATGAGCCAATCACTGATACAGCCCGTTCTATTTTGGACGGTCATATTGTACTCAATAGAAAGCTTGCTCAGAAGAATCATTATCCAGCAATTGATGTATTACAGTCTATTTCCAGAGTTATGTCTGCAGTTGCATCTCCGGAACATAAGGCAGTTGCTGGTAAGCTGAAAAATGTTCTTGCTACATATCAGGAGGCTGAGGACCTTATAAATATCGGCGCCTATAAAAACGGTTCAAATAAATCCATTGATTATGCTATTAAAAAGATTGATGCAGTTAATGAATTCCTGCTTCAACAGACCCACGATAAATTTGACTATGATGAGATTATAGAGCAGATGACAGCAATTTTTGCTGATTAA
- the fliJ gene encoding flagellar export protein FliJ, which yields MAKFVYRMQNILELKQKIEEQEKANFGMATARFNEEQQKLRDLMIKQAGYERQLKELSVGNIDIKAIKTTKSAITSMKVALRDQMIEVSKAQKAMENARKKLNAVMMERKMHEKLREHAFEEFLNEVDYEENKITDEIVSSRFFNAENEGE from the coding sequence TTGGCAAAATTTGTTTATCGAATGCAAAATATCCTTGAGCTTAAGCAAAAGATTGAGGAGCAGGAGAAGGCTAATTTTGGAATGGCTACAGCCCGCTTTAATGAGGAGCAGCAAAAGCTTCGTGATTTGATGATTAAACAGGCAGGCTATGAAAGGCAGCTTAAGGAGCTTTCTGTTGGCAATATTGATATCAAGGCAATCAAGACCACGAAAAGTGCCATAACCTCTATGAAGGTTGCGCTTCGAGATCAGATGATTGAGGTTTCCAAGGCTCAAAAGGCTATGGAAAATGCTAGAAAGAAGCTTAATGCTGTCATGATGGAACGAAAGATGCATGAGAAGCTCAGAGAGCATGCTTTCGAGGAGTTCCTGAATGAAGTGGATTACGAGGAAAATAAGATTACAGATGAGATTGTAAGCTCGAGATTCTTTAACGCAGAAAATGAGGGAGAATAA
- a CDS encoding flagellar hook-basal body complex protein FliE, with amino-acid sequence MAITAIENYLYGATPVTTQREPQVDATQGFQSMLDSVMKLMDDTNAQIKNANREQVAFALGETDNTHDLMVAEKKANIALQYTVAVRDRVLEAYQQIMQMQI; translated from the coding sequence ATGGCTATTACTGCGATTGAAAACTATTTGTACGGTGCAACTCCGGTTACAACCCAGCGAGAGCCACAGGTTGATGCAACACAGGGCTTTCAGAGTATGCTTGATTCTGTCATGAAGCTCATGGACGACACCAATGCCCAAATCAAGAATGCAAACCGTGAGCAGGTTGCCTTTGCACTTGGTGAAACGGATAACACACATGATTTGATGGTTGCAGAGAAGAAGGCAAATATAGCGCTGCAATACACAGTTGCAGTTCGTGACAGAGTGCTAGAGGCATACCAGCAGATTATGCAGATGCAAATTTAG
- the flgC gene encoding flagellar basal body rod protein FlgC, producing MGLFQPFDIAATGMTAQRFRMDIIAENIANVSTTRTENGGPYRRKIVTFQEKQLNAGIPTFKNILKDTQKAYYGNGVKVSKVSEDTETDFIMEYDPSHPDADENGYVRYPNVNTVTEMTNLISASRSYEANVTAFEAIKAMAQSGIQVGQG from the coding sequence ATGGGACTTTTTCAACCTTTTGATATTGCAGCTACTGGTATGACAGCGCAGCGATTCAGAATGGATATAATCGCTGAGAATATTGCAAATGTAAGCACAACCCGTACAGAAAACGGTGGTCCTTATCGAAGAAAGATTGTAACCTTCCAGGAAAAACAGCTAAATGCTGGTATCCCTACGTTCAAGAATATTCTGAAGGATACTCAGAAGGCTTATTATGGCAACGGTGTGAAGGTTTCAAAGGTTTCTGAGGATACTGAGACAGATTTTATTATGGAATATGATCCTTCTCATCCTGATGCTGATGAGAATGGATATGTTAGATATCCAAATGTTAATACAGTTACGGAAATGACAAACCTTATCAGTGCCAGCCGTTCCTATGAGGCTAATGTAACAGCCTTTGAAGCAATCAAAGCTATGGCACAGAGTGGTATACAGGTTGGTCAGGGCTAA
- the codY gene encoding GTP-sensing pleiotropic transcriptional regulator CodY — MSVQLLDKTRKIGKLLHNNNSSKVVFNDICSVLTEILDSSVLVISKKGKVLGLSHLPNTTEIGELIVDEVGGFIDPLLNERLLSILSTKENVNLKTLGFEKTDVDMYSAIIAPIDIAGERLGTLFVYRFDKQYDIDDIILTEYGTTVVGLEMMRSVNEESAEENRKLQVVKSAISTLSYSELEAIIHIFDELDGNEGVLVASKIADRVGITRSVIVNALRKFESAGVIESRSSGMKGTYIKVLNDVVFDELDEIKKNK; from the coding sequence ATGAGTGTACAGTTATTAGACAAGACAAGAAAAATTGGAAAGCTTCTTCACAATAACAATTCTTCGAAGGTAGTTTTTAATGATATTTGTTCTGTATTAACAGAGATTCTTGATTCATCAGTACTTGTTATTTCTAAGAAGGGTAAGGTGCTTGGCCTTTCTCATCTTCCAAATACAACAGAGATTGGTGAGCTTATTGTTGATGAGGTTGGCGGATTTATCGATCCACTTCTTAACGAGAGATTACTTTCAATCCTCTCTACAAAGGAGAATGTAAACCTTAAGACACTTGGCTTTGAGAAGACAGATGTTGATATGTATTCAGCAATCATTGCTCCAATCGATATCGCTGGTGAGCGTCTTGGTACACTTTTTGTATACAGATTTGACAAGCAGTATGACATCGACGACATCATTCTTACTGAGTATGGTACAACAGTAGTTGGACTTGAGATGATGCGTTCAGTAAATGAGGAGTCTGCTGAGGAAAATCGTAAGCTCCAGGTTGTTAAGAGTGCTATTTCAACCCTTTCTTATTCAGAGCTTGAAGCTATCATCCACATCTTTGACGAATTAGATGGTAATGAAGGGGTGTTGGTTGCATCAAAAATTGCCGATAGAGTAGGTATAACAAGATCAGTTATCGTAAATGCTCTTCGTAAGTTTGAGTCAGCTGGCGTCATCGAGTCACGTTCTTCAGGTATGAAGGGTACTTACATCAAAGTCCTTAACGACGTAGTATTTGATGAGCTTGACGAAATAAAGAAGAATAAGTAA
- the flgB gene encoding flagellar basal body rod protein FlgB — translation MISSDAFSYVNLLDMTADASYQRQTLIINNIANNDTPGYKRQDYEFASVLRRELLATHENKLDKAVDVLDDDGGHVDGIEYTDYEHYSYRLDGNNVDMDTENVELASETIRYQELMTSITNEFSRFSMVTSK, via the coding sequence ATGATTAGTTCAGATGCTTTTTCATATGTCAACTTGCTCGATATGACTGCAGATGCAAGCTATCAGCGTCAGACGCTTATTATCAATAACATAGCTAATAACGATACTCCTGGATATAAGAGACAGGATTACGAGTTTGCCAGTGTTCTAAGGAGGGAGTTGCTTGCTACTCATGAGAACAAGTTGGACAAGGCAGTGGATGTCCTTGACGATGATGGCGGACACGTAGATGGTATTGAATATACCGACTATGAGCATTATTCATATCGCTTGGATGGCAATAATGTTGATATGGATACAGAAAACGTTGAGCTTGCCTCAGAGACAATTCGTTATCAGGAGTTGATGACAAGCATTACAAACGAGTTTAGCAGGTTTAGCATGGTAACCTCAAAGTAA
- the fliG gene encoding flagellar motor switch protein FliG translates to MATEDMNGVQKAAILLIALGPEKSAQIFKHLKEEEIEELTLEIANTRSISPTVKEEVIEEFYQVCLAQQYIAEGGIGYAKELLEKALGDDKAQDVITKLTASLQVRPFEFIRKTEPSQVLNFIQEEHPQTIAMILSYLSAGQASLIIGALPPEKQADVAKRIALMDRTSPEVIKEVERVLERKLSSLINQDYSIAGGVDAVVNILNTVDRGTEKRIMESLEIEEPELAEEIRKKMFVFEDILLLDDRAIQRVLRDVDNSDLGVALKGANEEVQSAIFKNLSSRLASMIKEDMEFMGPVRMKDVEEAQQKIVGIIRKLEDSAEIVISRGGSDELVV, encoded by the coding sequence ATGGCTACTGAAGACATGAATGGCGTGCAAAAAGCCGCAATACTTTTAATCGCCCTAGGACCTGAGAAATCTGCTCAGATTTTTAAGCATCTCAAGGAAGAGGAAATCGAGGAATTAACTCTTGAAATTGCAAACACAAGAAGCATTTCTCCAACGGTCAAGGAAGAAGTAATCGAAGAATTTTATCAGGTATGTCTTGCTCAGCAGTACATCGCAGAAGGTGGTATTGGATATGCTAAAGAGCTTCTGGAGAAGGCACTTGGTGATGACAAGGCTCAAGATGTCATTACAAAGCTGACTGCTTCACTTCAGGTTCGTCCTTTCGAGTTCATTCGAAAGACAGAGCCTTCTCAGGTGTTGAACTTCATCCAGGAGGAGCATCCACAGACAATCGCCATGATTCTGTCATATCTGTCAGCAGGTCAGGCTTCGCTGATTATTGGAGCCTTGCCACCTGAGAAACAGGCTGATGTTGCGAAGCGTATTGCTCTTATGGATAGAACCAGCCCTGAAGTTATAAAAGAGGTTGAAAGAGTATTGGAAAGAAAGCTTTCTTCACTTATCAATCAGGATTACAGTATCGCCGGCGGCGTAGATGCGGTAGTAAATATCCTGAATACTGTAGACCGTGGTACAGAAAAACGTATCATGGAATCTCTGGAAATCGAAGAGCCAGAGCTTGCTGAGGAAATCAGAAAGAAGATGTTCGTATTCGAGGATATCCTTCTTCTGGACGACAGAGCTATTCAGCGTGTGCTTAGAGATGTTGATAACTCTGACCTTGGCGTTGCACTTAAGGGAGCTAATGAAGAGGTTCAGTCGGCAATCTTCAAGAACCTTTCTTCTCGTCTTGCATCGATGATAAAGGAAGACATGGAATTCATGGGTCCTGTACGTATGAAGGATGTAGAAGAAGCTCAGCAGAAGATAGTTGGTATTATCAGAAAGCTTGAGGATTCTGCAGAGATTGTAATTTCTAGAGGAGGTTCGGATGAGCTTGTTGTCTAG